Proteins from a single region of Pseudomonas sp. 10S4:
- a CDS encoding TolC family outer membrane protein — protein MLRKLSLALAVSCASNGMAWAAEAPLSTKTDLVSVYQEAVDNNADLAAARAQYGAQKEVVPQARAGLLPNISGGAEVADVRTQLDQPAATANRSAHSYQATLSQPLFRADRWFQFQAAKDVNEQAALQLSATEQNLILQTAENYFNVLRSRDNLASTKAEEAAFKRQLDQSNERFDVGLSDKTDVLQSQASYDTARANRILAQRQVDDAFEALITLTNRQYNSIQGIVHTLPILPPTPNDAKAWVDTAARQNLNLLASNYAVSAAEQTLKQRKAGHAPTLDAVAKYEKGDNDALGFGNPSAFGTPYGGNVEQRTLALQLSIPIYSGGLTSSQVRESSSRLDQSEQQREGLRRQIVENTRNLHRAVNTDVEQVQARKQSIISNQSAVEATEIGYQVGTRNIVDVLDAQRQLYTSVRNYNNTRYDYILDNLRLKQAAGTLNPGDLQDLSRYLKADYNPDKDFLPPDLAKAAAEQLKARP, from the coding sequence ATGCTGCGCAAACTCTCACTGGCCCTTGCCGTGTCTTGTGCGTCCAATGGAATGGCCTGGGCAGCAGAAGCGCCCTTATCCACCAAAACCGACCTGGTCAGCGTCTACCAGGAAGCGGTGGATAACAACGCCGACCTGGCCGCCGCGCGCGCCCAGTATGGCGCTCAGAAAGAAGTCGTGCCCCAGGCCCGTGCCGGGTTGCTGCCAAACATCTCCGGCGGCGCTGAAGTGGCCGATGTGCGCACCCAGCTCGACCAGCCTGCGGCCACTGCCAACCGCAGCGCTCATTCGTATCAGGCAACCCTGTCCCAGCCACTGTTCCGCGCCGATCGCTGGTTCCAGTTCCAGGCTGCCAAGGACGTCAACGAGCAAGCTGCCCTGCAACTCTCGGCGACCGAGCAGAACCTGATCCTGCAAACCGCTGAAAACTACTTCAACGTGCTGCGCAGCCGGGACAACCTGGCCTCGACCAAGGCTGAAGAAGCGGCGTTCAAACGTCAGCTCGACCAGTCCAATGAGCGCTTTGATGTGGGCCTGTCGGACAAGACCGACGTGCTGCAATCCCAGGCCAGTTACGACACGGCGCGGGCCAACCGAATCCTGGCCCAGCGTCAGGTGGATGATGCGTTCGAAGCGCTGATCACCCTGACCAACCGTCAGTACAACTCGATCCAGGGCATCGTCCACACCTTGCCGATCCTGCCGCCGACGCCGAACGACGCCAAGGCTTGGGTCGACACCGCCGCCCGACAGAACCTCAACCTGTTGGCCAGCAACTACGCCGTCAGCGCCGCCGAACAAACCCTCAAGCAGCGCAAGGCCGGTCACGCACCGACCCTGGACGCCGTGGCGAAGTACGAGAAAGGCGACAACGATGCGCTGGGCTTCGGCAACCCGAGTGCCTTCGGTACGCCTTACGGCGGCAACGTCGAGCAACGCACGCTGGCCCTGCAGCTGAGCATTCCGATCTACAGCGGCGGGCTGACCAGCTCCCAGGTGCGCGAGTCTTCCTCACGCCTCGACCAGTCCGAACAACAGCGTGAAGGCCTACGCCGGCAAATCGTCGAAAACACCCGCAACCTGCACCGCGCGGTGAACACCGACGTCGAGCAGGTACAGGCGCGCAAGCAGTCGATCATCTCCAACCAGAGCGCGGTGGAAGCGACCGAAATCGGTTATCAGGTGGGGACGCGCAACATCGTCGACGTGCTCGATGCCCAGCGTCAGCTGTACACCTCGGTACGTAACTACAACAACACCCGTTACGACTACATCCTCGACAACCTGCGCTTGAAGCAGGCGGCGGGCACGTTAAACCCGGGGGATTTGCAGGATTTGTCGCGCTATCTCAAGGCTGACTACAATCCGGACAAAGACTTTCTGCCACCGGATTTGGCGAAGGCTGCGGCGGAACAACTCAAGGCCCGCCCATAA
- the thiC gene encoding phosphomethylpyrimidine synthase ThiC, whose product MTIKPKNTTNLSDSAQVDQQSVQPFTRSQKIYVQGSRPDILVPMREISLDVTPTDFGGEINAPVVVYDTSGPYTDPNVIIDVRKGLGDIRSPWIESRGDTERLPGLSSNFGQERLADAELTKLRFAHVNNPRRAKAGANVSQMHYARKGIITAEMEYVAIRENMKLEVARAAGLLDQQHAGHSFGASVPKIITPEFVRDEIARGRAIIPANINHTELEPMIIGRNFLVKINGNIGNSALGSSIEEEVAKLTWGIRWGSDTVMDLSTGKHIHETREWIIRNSPVPIGTVPIYQALEKVGGAAEDLTWELFRDTLIEQAEQGVDYFTIHAGVLLRYVPLTAKRVTGIVSRGGSIMAKWCLAHHKENFLYTHFEDICEIMKAYDVSFSLGDGLRPGSIADANDAAQFGELETLGELTKIAWKHDVQCMIEGPGHVPMQLIKENMDKQLECCDEAPFYTLGPLTTDIAPGYDHITSGIGAAMIGWFGCAMLCYVTPKEHLGLPNKDDVKTGIITYKIAAHAADLAKGHPGAQIRDNALSKARFEFRWEDQFNLGLDPDTARSYHDETLPKDSAKVAHFCSMCGPKFCSMKITQEVREYAANQRIETVDAEVAQGLADQAERFKQEGSQLYKKV is encoded by the coding sequence ATGACGATAAAACCAAAAAATACGACGAACCTGAGTGACTCGGCCCAAGTCGATCAACAATCGGTTCAGCCGTTTACCCGCTCGCAAAAAATCTATGTCCAGGGTTCCCGCCCGGACATCCTCGTGCCGATGCGCGAAATCAGCCTCGACGTGACCCCGACCGACTTCGGCGGTGAGATCAACGCACCTGTCGTGGTGTACGACACCTCCGGCCCGTACACCGACCCCAACGTCATCATCGACGTGCGCAAAGGCCTGGGCGACATTCGTTCGCCGTGGATCGAGTCCCGTGGCGACACCGAGCGTCTGCCCGGCCTGAGCTCGAACTTCGGCCAGGAACGCCTCGCCGATGCCGAGTTGACCAAGCTGCGTTTCGCCCACGTGAACAACCCGCGCCGCGCCAAGGCCGGGGCCAACGTCAGCCAGATGCACTACGCCCGCAAAGGCATCATCACCGCCGAGATGGAATACGTCGCCATCCGCGAAAACATGAAGCTCGAAGTGGCCCGCGCCGCCGGGCTGCTGGACCAGCAACACGCCGGTCACAGCTTTGGTGCCAGCGTGCCGAAAATCATTACCCCGGAATTTGTCCGTGACGAGATCGCCCGCGGTCGCGCGATCATTCCGGCCAACATCAACCACACCGAACTGGAACCGATGATCATCGGCCGTAACTTCCTGGTGAAGATCAACGGCAACATCGGCAACAGCGCACTGGGTTCGTCCATCGAAGAAGAAGTGGCGAAACTGACGTGGGGCATTCGCTGGGGTTCGGACACGGTCATGGACCTGTCCACCGGCAAGCACATTCACGAAACCCGCGAGTGGATCATCCGCAACTCGCCAGTGCCAATCGGCACCGTGCCGATCTACCAGGCCCTGGAAAAAGTCGGCGGCGCCGCCGAAGACCTGACCTGGGAGCTGTTCCGCGACACGCTGATCGAACAGGCCGAGCAGGGCGTCGATTACTTCACCATCCACGCCGGCGTACTGCTGCGCTACGTGCCGCTGACCGCCAAACGCGTGACCGGCATCGTTTCCCGCGGTGGTTCGATCATGGCCAAGTGGTGCCTGGCGCACCACAAAGAGAACTTCCTCTACACCCATTTCGAAGACATCTGCGAAATCATGAAGGCCTACGACGTCAGCTTCTCGCTGGGCGATGGCCTGCGTCCGGGCTCGATTGCCGACGCCAACGACGCCGCGCAATTCGGTGAGCTGGAAACCCTCGGCGAGCTGACCAAAATCGCCTGGAAGCACGACGTGCAATGCATGATCGAAGGCCCGGGCCACGTGCCGATGCAGTTGATCAAAGAGAACATGGACAAGCAGCTTGAGTGCTGCGACGAGGCGCCGTTCTACACCCTCGGCCCACTGACCACTGACATCGCGCCAGGCTACGACCACATCACTTCCGGTATCGGTGCGGCGATGATCGGCTGGTTTGGTTGCGCGATGCTTTGCTACGTCACGCCGAAGGAACACTTGGGCCTGCCGAACAAGGACGACGTGAAGACCGGGATCATTACTTACAAGATCGCCGCTCATGCCGCCGACCTTGCTAAGGGCCATCCGGGGGCGCAAATTCGTGACAACGCCTTGAGCAAGGCGCGTTTCGAATTCCGTTGGGAAGACCAGTTCAACCTCGGTCTCGATCCGGACACCGCGCGTTCGTATCACGATGAAACCCTGCCGAAGGATTCGGCCAAGGTCGCGCACTTCTGCTCCATGTGCGGGCCAAAATTCTGCTCGATGAAAATCACTCAGGAAGTCCGTGAGTACGCGGCCAACCAACGGATTGAAACCGTCGATGCCGAAGTCGCCCAGGGATTGGCGGACCAGGCAGAGCGGTTCAAGCAGGAAGGCAGTCAGCTTTACAAGAAGGTTTGA
- the cytX gene encoding putative hydroxymethylpyrimidine transporter CytX encodes MSIQPSTYSPDIAVPTDKRVFGGRDLFSLWFSLGIGLMVLQTGALLAPGLGLSGSLLAIFLGTLVGVLLLAAVGVIGSDTGLSSMAALKLSLGVKGASLPAMLNLLQLIGWGSFEIIVMRDAASLLGARAFSEGSLLSNPLLWTLVFGALATLLAVSGPLTFVRKILRKWGIWLLLAACIWLTWNLFAKADLAALWAQAGDGSMPFAVGFDIAIAMPLSWLPLIADYSRFGKRAKNVFGGTALGFFIGNFWLMSLGVAYTLAFAPSGEVNALLLALAGAGLGIPLLLILLDESENAFADIHSAAVSSGILLRLKVEHLALAIGVICTLIACLAPLAQYQNFLLLIGSVFAPLFGVVLVDHFILRKRSSQVASAALRWPALLAWLGGVSTYHLLANLYPDIGATLPSLVLAGLLQLVLGRAFSYGRETARA; translated from the coding sequence TTGAGCATTCAACCCAGCACTTATTCCCCTGATATCGCGGTGCCGACCGACAAACGTGTGTTCGGCGGCCGCGATCTGTTTTCCCTGTGGTTTTCCCTCGGCATCGGCCTGATGGTCTTGCAGACCGGTGCTTTGCTCGCGCCAGGTCTGGGACTGTCCGGCTCGCTGCTGGCGATCTTTCTCGGCACGTTGGTCGGCGTTTTGCTGCTGGCTGCGGTCGGCGTGATCGGCAGCGACACCGGCCTGTCGTCGATGGCCGCGCTCAAACTCAGCCTCGGCGTGAAAGGCGCGAGCCTGCCGGCGATGCTGAACCTGCTGCAACTGATCGGTTGGGGCTCGTTCGAAATCATCGTCATGCGCGATGCCGCCAGCCTGCTCGGCGCTCGCGCCTTTAGCGAAGGCAGTTTGCTGTCGAACCCTCTGCTCTGGACCCTGGTGTTCGGCGCACTCGCGACCTTGCTCGCGGTCAGCGGCCCGCTGACGTTCGTGCGCAAGATCCTGCGCAAGTGGGGCATCTGGTTGCTGCTGGCGGCATGCATCTGGCTGACCTGGAACCTGTTTGCCAAGGCCGATCTGGCGGCGCTGTGGGCGCAGGCGGGTGACGGTTCGATGCCATTCGCCGTGGGTTTTGACATCGCCATCGCGATGCCGCTGTCCTGGCTGCCGCTGATTGCCGACTACTCGCGTTTCGGCAAGCGTGCGAAAAACGTCTTCGGCGGCACCGCGCTGGGCTTCTTTATCGGTAATTTCTGGTTGATGAGCCTCGGCGTGGCTTACACGTTGGCTTTCGCACCGAGCGGTGAAGTGAATGCCTTGCTGTTGGCGCTGGCCGGTGCTGGCCTGGGGATTCCGCTGCTGCTGATTCTGCTGGATGAGTCAGAAAACGCCTTTGCCGATATTCACTCGGCGGCGGTATCGAGCGGGATTCTGTTGCGCTTGAAAGTCGAACATCTGGCCTTGGCCATCGGCGTTATTTGCACGCTGATCGCTTGCCTGGCGCCATTGGCCCAGTACCAGAACTTCCTGTTGTTGATCGGTTCGGTGTTTGCGCCGCTGTTCGGTGTGGTGCTGGTGGATCACTTCATCCTGCGTAAACGCAGCAGCCAGGTGGCGTCAGCCGCGTTGCGCTGGCCGGCGTTGCTCGCCTGGCTGGGCGGCGTGAGCACTTATCATCTGCTGGCCAATCTCTATCCGGACATCGGCGCAACCCTGCCGTCGCTGGTACTGGCAGGGCTGCTGCAGCTTGTGCTCGGTCGAGCCTTCAGTTACGGCCGGGAAACAGCTCGGGCCTGA
- a CDS encoding RsiV family protein, which yields MSLFKIASVAAIALTLGACQSLFQPNYRTPLDSTRDASETLKPGCSTPECPLVNIDTVHFSAEPQLDGIVEKRLLQLTQTTPGAPVAPTLAAYREQFLRTADPHTSIYLQAKVREQHDGLVIVELSSYLDTGDEHGTPGRAFINYSRQQHKVLTLSDMLLPGQEDAFWKAAQVAHNSWLISTKLDQEPEFVKSWPFVKTPLVALTYGAVILKYNVSTIAPYALGHTELKIPYPRLNGILRPELFPGRN from the coding sequence ATGTCGCTTTTTAAAATCGCCTCCGTGGCCGCCATCGCCCTGACCTTGGGCGCCTGCCAGAGCCTGTTCCAACCCAACTACCGGACACCGCTGGACTCGACCCGCGATGCCTCGGAAACCTTGAAGCCAGGTTGCTCCACGCCTGAATGCCCGTTGGTGAACATCGATACGGTGCATTTTTCTGCGGAGCCACAGTTGGACGGCATCGTCGAAAAACGCCTGCTGCAATTGACCCAAACTACGCCCGGCGCCCCAGTTGCACCGACCCTGGCCGCCTACCGCGAACAGTTTTTGCGCACCGCCGATCCGCACACCAGCATCTACTTGCAAGCCAAGGTACGTGAGCAGCATGACGGCTTGGTGATCGTTGAATTGTCCAGTTACCTCGACACCGGCGACGAACATGGCACGCCGGGCCGCGCTTTCATCAACTACTCGCGCCAGCAGCACAAGGTGCTGACCCTGTCGGATATGTTGTTGCCGGGGCAGGAAGATGCATTCTGGAAAGCTGCGCAAGTGGCGCACAACAGCTGGCTGATCAGCACCAAGCTCGATCAGGAACCCGAGTTCGTCAAGAGCTGGCCGTTTGTGAAAACCCCACTCGTGGCACTGACCTACGGCGCGGTGATCCTCAAGTACAACGTGAGCACCATTGCGCCGTACGCCCTGGGCCACACTGAACTGAAGATCCCTTACCCGCGCCTCAACGGTATTCTCAGGCCCGAGCTGTTTCCCGGCCGTAACTGA
- a CDS encoding NUDIX domain-containing protein, whose protein sequence is MTDFANAIPTTVDIVQRERCYEGFYKLDRLHLRHELFAGGMSREINREVFVRHDAVCVLPYDPQRDEVVLIEQFRVGAMGKTDNPWLIELVAGLIDKDEVPEEVAHREAQEEAGLVFGALWPMTKYFPSPGGSNEFVHLFLGRCETNGVGGLHGLAEEAEDIRVTVWAFEDALQAVRDGRIANAASIIALQWLALNRAEVRGLWS, encoded by the coding sequence ATGACTGATTTTGCCAACGCCATTCCAACCACCGTTGATATCGTTCAGCGCGAAAGATGCTACGAGGGCTTCTACAAACTCGATCGTCTGCATTTGCGCCACGAATTGTTCGCCGGTGGCATGAGTCGCGAGATCAATCGTGAAGTGTTCGTTCGCCACGATGCAGTCTGCGTGCTGCCTTACGATCCGCAGCGCGACGAAGTGGTGCTGATCGAGCAGTTTCGGGTCGGCGCCATGGGCAAGACCGACAACCCGTGGCTGATCGAGCTGGTCGCTGGTCTGATCGACAAAGACGAAGTGCCGGAAGAAGTTGCTCACCGTGAAGCGCAGGAGGAAGCTGGGCTTGTGTTCGGGGCGCTTTGGCCGATGACCAAATATTTTCCATCGCCGGGCGGCAGCAACGAATTCGTGCACTTGTTCCTCGGGCGTTGTGAAACAAACGGAGTAGGGGGGCTGCATGGACTGGCAGAAGAAGCGGAAGATATCCGTGTCACGGTCTGGGCCTTCGAAGATGCCCTGCAGGCCGTACGCGATGGACGAATTGCCAACGCGGCCAGCATCATTGCTTTGCAATGGCTTGCTTTGAACCGCGCTGAAGTGAGGGGGTTATGGTCGTAA
- a CDS encoding DUF1249 domain-containing protein: MVVNKLRDRYRVDLVGLQASCEANYARLMRLLPDMRSEPEARRIAVTQGDQMLGVLALEVLQVCPYTTTLQVRQEHSLPWLPVPQLEVQVYHDACMAEVVSAEHARRFRGIYPYPNAAMHQPDEKAQLNLFLGEWLSHCLACGHEYAVVR; encoded by the coding sequence ATGGTCGTAAACAAGCTGCGCGATCGCTATCGGGTGGACCTCGTGGGGCTGCAAGCCTCCTGCGAGGCAAACTACGCGCGTTTGATGCGACTGTTGCCGGACATGCGCAGCGAGCCTGAGGCGCGGCGCATTGCCGTGACTCAGGGCGATCAGATGCTCGGTGTTCTGGCGCTGGAAGTGCTGCAAGTCTGTCCGTACACCACGACGTTGCAAGTGCGCCAGGAACACAGCCTGCCGTGGCTGCCGGTGCCGCAACTGGAAGTTCAGGTCTACCACGATGCGTGCATGGCCGAGGTCGTTAGCGCCGAACATGCAAGACGCTTCCGGGGCATCTATCCTTACCCGAACGCCGCGATGCATCAGCCAGATGAAAAGGCGCAGCTCAATTTGTTCCTGGGGGAATGGCTGAGTCACTGCCTGGCGTGTGGGCACGAGTACGCCGTCGTTCGATAG
- the cpdA gene encoding 3',5'-cyclic-AMP phosphodiesterase, with amino-acid sequence MPSVSTLTTADSALLVQLSDSHLFAEADGTLLGMNTRDSLQKVIDLVRQQQPQIDLIIASGDISQDGTLESYQQFRDLTRQLDAPARWIPGNHDEPMIMAEAAVQSSLLEPVVDVGNWRVTLLDSAVPGSVPGYLQDEQLQLLARSLSEAPERHHLVCFHHHPVSIGCAWMEPIGLRNPEALFAVLDRFPQVRAVLWGHVHQEIDQMRDGVRLIASPSTCIQFEPGSEDFKVGEQAPGYRWLRLLPDGLIETGVERVVGFDFTVDYGSNGY; translated from the coding sequence TTGCCGAGCGTATCCACATTGACCACCGCCGATTCGGCGTTGCTGGTACAGCTGTCCGACAGTCACCTGTTTGCCGAGGCGGACGGCACGCTGCTGGGCATGAACACGCGCGACAGCCTGCAAAAGGTCATTGATCTGGTCCGGCAGCAACAGCCGCAGATCGATTTGATCATTGCCAGTGGCGACATTTCCCAGGACGGGACGCTGGAGTCGTATCAGCAGTTTCGCGACTTGACCCGACAGCTTGATGCGCCGGCGCGGTGGATTCCTGGCAATCATGATGAACCGATGATCATGGCTGAGGCGGCGGTGCAGAGTTCGCTGCTGGAGCCGGTTGTGGACGTTGGCAATTGGCGGGTGACATTGCTGGATTCGGCGGTGCCGGGTTCGGTGCCGGGGTATTTGCAGGATGAGCAGTTGCAGTTGTTGGCGCGTTCATTGAGTGAGGCGCCGGAGCGGCATCATCTGGTGTGTTTCCATCATCATCCGGTGTCGATTGGTTGTGCCTGGATGGAGCCGATCGGGTTGCGTAATCCTGAGGCTTTGTTTGCGGTGCTGGATCGGTTTCCTCAGGTGCGTGCGGTTTTGTGGGGGCATGTGCATCAAGAGATCGACCAGATGCGCGATGGTGTGCGGCTGATCGCTTCGCCTTCGACGTGTATTCAGTTTGAGCCGGGGAGTGAGGATTTTAAGGTGGGGGAGCAGGCGCCGGGGTATCGGTGGTTGCGGCTTTTGCCTGATGGTCTGATTGAGACTGGGGTTGAGCGTGTTGTCGGGTTCGATTTTACGGTTGATTACGGTTCCAACGGGTACTGA